ACTTACTGTCCGGCATTTCAACAAATTTTCCATCCTTTGAAACCAAGAAATACGCATCTGTTTGTGTAAAAGATGCAGGTCTTTCTCGATCGTAACTTGTCTTTGGGAATGTTCGGGGCGTATAGGTTACCGTCGATTTTTTATATAAATCGAAATACTTTCCGGTGCTTACAACTTTAAAATAACCTCCTTTTGCATCAGATCCTTCAAAAGGCACCATAATGTATGTATCGTTAAATATTTTTACCATGATGTTCGAACTTTTAATTATAGCCCCGTATTGCACATCATCGGGTGAAGTTTTTATTTCAATCTCATCCGAAAAAATATTATACCGAAGCAATACATTTTTTTGGACGAGTTCTTCGCCGCGAAAAATATTTCCTAAAATAAATTCTTTATTGGCATAAGGAGTACCCTCAGTTGTTTTATACTCGGCATCCGAAAGATTTAAAAACTCTCTATTTTGGTCCAAGTCGATTTGGCGAACACCAATTTGATATGCAGCCCCACCAGTTTGTGCGATATTTGGCAAACTCATCGCGATAATTGCCAGCGTTAAAATTGTCTTTTTCATAATAAATTGTTTTAGAGACTATAATTTACAAAAATTCTATTAGGAATTATTCTCTTTGATTTTCAATTACATTGTAATGATGAACATCTCTTTGGGGGAAAGGAATCACGATTCCTGCTTCTTCCAAACGCCTCTTTCCTTCTTCCAGCGTGTAAAACTTAACACTCCAGAAATCTTCATTTCTTGTCCAATATCGTACAGTAAGGTTCACCGAACTATCCGCCAGTTCCAAAACAGCTACCATCGGCATTTTATCATCCAATTTTAATACTAGTTCCTGTTCCATAATTAAATTTAACAAAATTTCCTTGGCGAGTTTTATGTCACAATTATAACTAATTCCCAATGTAATTGCTTCACGGCGAATTCCTTCCTTGGTATAATTAATAATATTGTCATTAGAAAGCTTCCCGTTAGGAAGAATTGCAATCTGATTACCAAAAGTGGTTAGCAGGGTATGAAAAATGGTTATTTCTTTTACATTGCCTTCCACGCCTTGTGCTTTTATAAAATCCCCTACTTTAAAGGGTTTTAAGAGCAAAATTAAGACCCCTCCGGCAAAATTAGCGAGAGAACCTTGCAAGGCCAAACCAATCGCAAGACCTGCAGCACCCACAATCGCTACCAGGGAAGCAGATTCTACACCCAATTGAGTAATCACTAAAACGAAGAGTAAAATTCTGAGCCCCCATTTTATAAGATTTGCAATAAACTTTTCCAAGGTAACATCGAATTCCTTTTTATCAAAAAAGCGTGTCACCAGTTTATTTATCATTCTTATAATCCACATTCCTACAACCAGCAGCAATATGGCCGCAAGGATGTTGGGCAGAAAGTCAATTAATTTTTGACCGTATTCTTCTATGTAGATATCGATATCTTGAAATTTATCCATAATGGTTATTAGAAATTTTTAATAGATTCAATTGCTTGTTTCGTTTCTTTCACCGGAAGTTTACATGTATTATTTACACACACATAAATAAAGGTCTCTCCTTCAACATAACGTCCTTCCAGTAAATAATCACCACTTTCTTTGGTGCTTCCCGCAACTAATTTATTTGGAATATAGTATTGATTGATTTCATTGATTTTTTCTGAAGCATTACCTCCAACAACCACGATTTCAAAAAATTTCGATTGATAATTAGAAAGTAAATCCATCCAATTTGAAAAACCCGAAGGATATTGTTCCATTTCAGGCTGCACATTGGTAAGCATCTGCCTGCTTGTCTCTCCATAACGGGGATTGTCGAAAAAATGCGACAACTTAAAGAGATTTTTAGCCATAATAGAATTGGAAGCCGGAATTACATTGTCACGGTATTCAAAGTTTCGGGTAACCAATTTGGCATCCTCTTTAGAAGTAAAATAGAACATGTGCTTTTCTTCATCAAAAAAGTAATCGAAGGTATAATCGGTCATCTTTTTAGCTTTGATTATCCACTGCTCATCCATCGTCACTTCATAAAGCGCAATATAGGCTTCAATTACAGCGGCATAATCTTCTAAATAACCGTTGATAGTGCTCTTTCCATCCTTATAATTGTGAAACAATGCGCCATTGTTCTGTAATTGTTTACCGGCGATAAACTTTGCGTTTTTTAATGCAGCATCCAAATATTCCTTTTGCTGAAATGCCTTGTACGCATCTACATACCCTTTTATCATTAGTCCGTTCCACGAGGTGAGTGTTTTATCGTCAAGACGCGGTTTGTCACGTTTGTTTCGGTACGCTAACAATACTTTTTTCCATTGCTGTTTTTTTTGCTGAAGCAGTTCTGACGTAATTTCTGCTTCCGAAATAAATTCGGCATCACTTTGATCGCGAATCAACACATAATGATTGTTTTCCCACTTTCCGAAGCTATTAACGTTATAATAGTCTTTGAAAAGCTCGAAATCTTCACCCAACAATTGCTGTAATTCCTCTTTGGTATAAATATAATAAGCACCTTCTTCCAGTTTACCGGTTGCTGTTTTGCTGTCGGCATCCAAAGAAGAGTAAAATGCACCTTCAGCATTTGTCATTTCCCGTGCAATAAAGTCCAATGTTTCCATTACAATTTCCTGATACAACGGTTGTTGTGTAGCCAAATAGGCATCGCTGTACAAGCTTACCATTTGTGCATTGTCATAGAGCATTTTTTCAAAATGTGGCACATGCCATTTTTCATCGACACTGTACCGGGAAAATCCACCACCCATTTGGTCATATACTCCGCCATACGCCATCTTATTGAGGGTGAGCTGTACATAATCTAAAAGCTCTTTGTCGTTTTCCTGAAACGCATAACGCAGTAAATAATGATAGTTGTTGGGCATCATAAATTTGGGAGCACGCTTATACCCTCCAAATTGATGATCGAAGGTTTTTTCCCATGATCTTATAATATCGGCAGTAGGATAGGTTTTAAAATTCATCGCATTGGTGTTGAAACTAATCAAATCCATGCTTTTAATTCCCTCTTCCAACCTATTGGCGTATTCCTCCAATTTTTCGGGTTCAGTTTCGTAAATTTCCTGAATGCGTTCAATGGCATTTATCCATTCATCCTTTTTAAAGTAAGTGCCACCCCAAACAGGACGACCATCGGGTAAGGTGATTACATTTAAGGGCCAACCGGCGCTACCCGTCATTAATTGGACCGCATTTATGTAGATTTGGTCAACATCCGGACGTTCTTCACGATCGACTTTTACCGAAACAAATTTTGCATTCATAACCGCTGCCACGGTAGAATCTTCAAAACTTTCATGTTCCATCACATGGCACCAATGACACGCGGCATAACCAATGCTCACTATCATTAGTTTTTTTTCAGTCTTTGCCTTTTGTAAGGTTGCTTCATTCCAAGCACGCCAATTCACGGGATTGTGCGCGTGTTGCAATAAATACGGACTAGTTTCATTTATTAATTCGTTGGTATAGGCGTGGGTTTCCAAAATTTCTTTTTTAGAAGTAGTACATGAAAAAAGGAGCAGGAATACTGCGCTAAGAGATAGGTAAAATCGCATCATTAAAACTAAGAGGCGTAAAAATACGCTTTTGTAGTAGTAAAATCGTAAAATTGGAAAGACTAATCTAATTAATTTACTTCAAATGTGATTTTCACATTCACTCTAAATTCTGTAATGTCGTTATTACTGACCATAGCGCTTTGCTCATTTACGTAAACAGACCGAATATTTTTTACACTTTTCGCAGCGTGTTTTACGGCATTTCTTGTAGCATCCTCCCAGCTTTTATTAGAATTTGCCAAAACTTCAATTACTTTTAATACAGACATGTGTTTTATTTTTTAATTTGAATTTCAAGTTACAATTTTAAAAAATAAAAGTTCTCAAAACGACGTTAAAACCTGCTATAGTATTGGGATTTTAACCGTTTATGGCTTCTACAGTTGTAACGCGGCCGTTAAGCATATCTGCGAGCATAGTTTCTATGCCATTTTTTAAGGTAAGTGTTGAGGAAGGACAGCCGCTACACGCTCCCTGTAGAATAACACGAACTGTCTTGGTTTCTTCATCAAACGAATCGAACGCAATATGTCCGCCGTCACTTGCTACAGCAGGTTTTACATATTCATCGAGGATGGCAATAATTTCTTTGTCGATTTCTGAATAGGATTCAGTATCATTATTTTTTACTTCGGAATTCCCTTTAATTGCGGTTTCCTGTTTCTGAAGCATAGCATCTAGCAAAATCGGCTTGTCGTTCTCAATGTATTTTCGAATAAATTCTCGAACTTCCATCGAAATTTCCTGCCATTCGGCAACCTCATATTTCATCACCGACACATAATTAGCGCTGATAAACACTTCCTTCACAAATGGGAAAGTAAATAATTCCTTTGCCAACGGGGCGTGAATAGCTTCATCTATGTTCTTAAATTCAAAAGTTCCTGTCGCCAAAGGTTTGTTTGCCACAAATTTCATAACCGAAGGATTGGGAGTACTTTCGGCATAGACAGTCACCGGTATTTTTTTTGTAGTTTCTGTTTCAATAAGCACAGGCTTTCCTTCATTTAAATACTCCGAAATGGCGGTAGCTACCTCATTTTCAACATCTTTCCAGCTAACAATATTGTATTTTTCAATGGCGATAAAATTTTGAGAAATATAGACGGTCTTTACGAACGGAAGGTGAAAAAGCTGTTGGGCTATAGGGCTGGATTTGGCCTCATCAATGTTCTTATATTCGTAGCTAGTAGCTTGAGTTAAAAAGGAATCGGCCACAAATTTTACAATATTTTCGTTATTCGTGGGTTGTATATGAATGTTAAAATGAGGCATTTAATGGTATTTTTTGCAAAAATACCAAAAGAAAATCAATGTATTCAATATATTTGACCCTTTAACACCTACTTTATGACGAAAATTCTACTCCCCCTAATGTTGTTATTTTCGGTATGTGGATTTTCCCAAATTACTATTGATGAAACTTACACTACACAAGAATTAATTGAAGATATACTTGTTAACAGTACCTGTGCGCAAGTTTCTAATTTTATCCTAAGCACTGGAACCGACTACGGACAAGGCAATGGTATAGGCGCCTTCGATGCAAATGGATCTGCTTTTCCTTTTTCGGCTGGAATAATTTTGAGTTCCGGGTTTGTTGTAAATGCGCCTGGACCCAATAATCCTGCGGTTATTAATAGTGACGGAACGAGCATGTGGCTTGGAGATGCAGACCTTGAAGCAAATACCACCGCTACAGGCACCGAAAATGCCTCATTTATTCAGTTTGACTTTGTTCCTTTTACCACCGAGATTAGTTTTAATTTTATTATGGCTTCGGAAGAATATAACGAATTCTTTGAATGTAGCTTTTCCGATGCCTTTGCATTTATACTCACTGATCAGGTGACGGGCACCGTGCAAAATCTTGCAGTATTACCCGGTACGTCAATACCTATTGAAGTGACAAATATCCATCCTGAAGTATTAGGTACTTGTCCTGCCATAAATGAAGAGTATTTTGGGCAATACAACTTTACCACGGTAAACCCGGATGTGCCATCCATACCCGCCGCTACTTCTCCAATTTATTTTAATGGACAAACCGCTCAATTAACTGCTACGGGAACCGTAATCTCCGGGAATCCCTACACAATTAAGCTGGTAGTAGCAGATCAAGGTGATTCTCTGTACGATATTGCGGTATTTTTAGAAGCCGGTTCATTTAACACAGGCGTAAGTTTACCTCCCGATATGACCATCGCCGGGGGAAATGCGCCTTGCGAAGGACAACCTTTAGAGATTGCGGTAGATCCCGATCCTACCGGACAGACTACGTATCAATGGTATAAGTATGATCCGGTAACAATGACTTATATTCTGTTACCTGGTGAAACCGGGAATTCCATCATGATTACCCAGTCCGGCACCTATCAAATTGAAGTAACCGAAAACGGCAATTGCTCATCTATAGACGAAATTGTAATTGAATTTGCACCACAACCTGTCGCCGTTGTTCCCGATGATTTATTGATTTGCGACGAATTACCCAACGACGGTTTCGGGGAGTTTGATCTAACCCTTCGCGACGCTCAGATACAGGATGGTCAGCCCGATACTTTTGTGACCTACTTTTTAAGTTTATCGGCGGCTCAGGCTAATATTTTCCCTATTGCCACTCCTACTGCCTTTACCAATACCTTACAGGGTTTCCAAAGAGTATTTGCACGTTTGGAGGAGTCTAATTTTGGATGTTTCGATATTGTTCCCTTAGATTTATATGTGAACGATTCTCCTGCCATTACTGCACCTATTACCGATTATTTTATTTGCGACAATGATGGGGATGGGATTGAGGTTTTCGATTTAACTTCGAAGGAGGATGAGATCTTGAATATTTTGGTCAATGTTACATTGACCTATCATATTTCTCAGGCGGATGCTACTGCGGGCAATGCACCTATTGGCACCCCTGATGTGTATCCCAGCGGCAATGCTGTGATCTGGGTACGGGCCGAGAATAGTGCGGCGTGTTTTACTGTGGGCAGTTTTAATTTGGTATTGGGTATGGTTCCTTCCTATACGGAGGTTCCTGAGTTTTTCCAGTGTGATGATTCGGTAGCCGATGGAATAACCCAGTTTGATTTGAATTCACAAAACGATGTGATCACGGGTGGTAATTTTAATTTGAGTGTAAGTTATTATGCCACGCAAGGAGACGCCGATACGGCGAGTATGCCATTGGCTATTCCCTATACGAATGTGACCAATCCCGAGACGATTTATGTACGCGTTGAGGATAATAATACGGGCTGTTATGGCACCTTTGCCATGGATTTAATTGTTGTGGAGGCTCCCGAGATCTTTATGCCCGATCCTTTGGTGTACTGCGATGTAGACAATGATGGTTTTGGTGTGTTCACCCTAAGTGATGCCGATGAGGATGTAGTAGGAGGGAACCCTTCGGGGAGTTTGGTGGTGAGTTACCACCGCACCTTTGCCGACTCACAAAATGGAGTGAATGCCTTGTTGAGTCCTTATAATAATGTGGATCCTTTCAATCAGATTGTATATGTTCGTTTGGTTGATTTGGCTACGGGTTGTTACAATCTAACGACTTTGGAATTAATTGTAGAGGAGAGTCCTCAGATAAGTGATCCTTCGCCTTTGGTTATTTGTGATACCAATGGGGATGGTTTGGCTATTTTTAATTTGACCTTGGTAGAGCCTGAGCTTTATGCCGGCTTGGATCCTTCAGATTACACCACGACCTATTACGATGATCCGGGATTGGCTGTTGCCATTGCTAACCCCACGGTCTATCCCAATGTGACCAATCCCCAGACCATTTATATTGTTGTGGAAGATATTGTCAATGGCTGTCAGAGTCAGACCACGGTAGAACTTATTGTGAGTCTACCTCCTGCGGTTGTATCTCCCACTCCTTTGGAGCTTTGTGATGTGAACAATCCGGGCGATGAGATGGAGGCCTTTAATTTAAACAGTAAGATAGGAGAGATCACAGCAGGCAATAGCACTTTGGTAGTTACCTTCCATGCCACTCAGGCAGACGCCGATACGGGGGATAATGCTTTGGTGAGTCCTTATGTCAATACGGTGCCTCAGCCACAGACGGTGTACATCCGTGTACGCGATGGCAATACGGGCTGTATTGTGAGTCAGGGGTATACGCTGGATTTGGTAGTGAACCCGGTACCCTCTCCTGTGAGTCCTACTCCTTTGGAGGTTTGTGACGATGACAACGATGGTTTTTCCTCGTTTGATTTAACCCTAAAGACAGCGGAGATTATCGGTGGCGAACCTTTTGTGAGTGTTACCTACCATGAAAACCCGACGGATGCTCAGACGGGTGCTTCTGCACTTATAAGTCCTTATTTTAATATAGTTGCTAATCAGCAGACCATTTACGCACGTGCAGAATACAGTCCATCGAATCCCCCACCGAGCAATACGGGTTGTTTCCGTGTTGTGGAGTTGGATTTGATTGTGTTGTCTTCCCCTGTGGTACCTGTTACCCTACCGCCTTTGGTGGTATGTGATGACGATGGGGATGGTGTGGGAGAGTTTGATTTAACCCTTCAGGAGACAGTTATCTTTGGAGGCTTTCCACCTCCTGCAAATTATGTATTGACCTATCATCTGAGTCAAGGAGATGCCGATACGGGCACCAATGCCATTGGTTCTCCCCAGATGTATACCAATGTGAGTAATCCACAGAGTATTTTTATACGAGTATTCGATACGGCTACGGGCTGTTATACGGTCAGGGAGTTTGAGCTGCAGGTAGTGGCCGGTCCACTGGTTAGCCAGGCTGAAGATTTTACCGTATGTGATGATGTGGGTCTTCCCAACGATGGTTTTACGGAATTTGACCTTACGCTCAAAGATGAGGAGATCATCGGTATAGTGTTAGGAGTAGAGGTGTACTATTACGTGAGTCAGGCCGACGCCGATGCCGATGAGAACCGGATTATCCCCTCGAGCAGTTATACCAATATCAGCAATCCACAGACGATTTTCGCCAGAGTATTTGATACCAACAGCCAGTGTGTTAACACGAGTATCAACTTTGAGCTTCGCGTGTTGAACAATCCTGTTGTCAACACCCCCGATCCTATAGAGTTGTGTGATGACAATAATCCGGGCGATGAGATAGAGGTGTTCGATTTAACCCAGAGAGAGGGACAGATAACGGGAAACCCTGCCTTAGACATTACCTATTTTGAGAATTATCAGGATGCCTTTGACAATGTCAATGCGATTTCTGAAGATATATCGGACCCTATTCATGTGGGTGCGTATCCCAATACGAGCAATCCACAGATTATCTATGTACGGGTTACAAACCTGGCTA
This genomic stretch from Ulvibacter sp. MAR_2010_11 harbors:
- a CDS encoding T9SS type B sorting domain-containing protein; its protein translation is MTKILLPLMLLFSVCGFSQITIDETYTTQELIEDILVNSTCAQVSNFILSTGTDYGQGNGIGAFDANGSAFPFSAGIILSSGFVVNAPGPNNPAVINSDGTSMWLGDADLEANTTATGTENASFIQFDFVPFTTEISFNFIMASEEYNEFFECSFSDAFAFILTDQVTGTVQNLAVLPGTSIPIEVTNIHPEVLGTCPAINEEYFGQYNFTTVNPDVPSIPAATSPIYFNGQTAQLTATGTVISGNPYTIKLVVADQGDSLYDIAVFLEAGSFNTGVSLPPDMTIAGGNAPCEGQPLEIAVDPDPTGQTTYQWYKYDPVTMTYILLPGETGNSIMITQSGTYQIEVTENGNCSSIDEIVIEFAPQPVAVVPDDLLICDELPNDGFGEFDLTLRDAQIQDGQPDTFVTYFLSLSAAQANIFPIATPTAFTNTLQGFQRVFARLEESNFGCFDIVPLDLYVNDSPAITAPITDYFICDNDGDGIEVFDLTSKEDEILNILVNVTLTYHISQADATAGNAPIGTPDVYPSGNAVIWVRAENSAACFTVGSFNLVLGMVPSYTEVPEFFQCDDSVADGITQFDLNSQNDVITGGNFNLSVSYYATQGDADTASMPLAIPYTNVTNPETIYVRVEDNNTGCYGTFAMDLIVVEAPEIFMPDPLVYCDVDNDGFGVFTLSDADEDVVGGNPSGSLVVSYHRTFADSQNGVNALLSPYNNVDPFNQIVYVRLVDLATGCYNLTTLELIVEESPQISDPSPLVICDTNGDGLAIFNLTLVEPELYAGLDPSDYTTTYYDDPGLAVAIANPTVYPNVTNPQTIYIVVEDIVNGCQSQTTVELIVSLPPAVVSPTPLELCDVNNPGDEMEAFNLNSKIGEITAGNSTLVVTFHATQADADTGDNALVSPYVNTVPQPQTVYIRVRDGNTGCIVSQGYTLDLVVNPVPSPVSPTPLEVCDDDNDGFSSFDLTLKTAEIIGGEPFVSVTYHENPTDAQTGASALISPYFNIVANQQTIYARAEYSPSNPPPSNTGCFRVVELDLIVLSSPVVPVTLPPLVVCDDDGDGVGEFDLTLQETVIFGGFPPPANYVLTYHLSQGDADTGTNAIGSPQMYTNVSNPQSIFIRVFDTATGCYTVREFELQVVAGPLVSQAEDFTVCDDVGLPNDGFTEFDLTLKDEEIIGIVLGVEVYYYVSQADADADENRIIPSSSYTNISNPQTIFARVFDTNSQCVNTSINFELRVLNNPVVNTPDPIELCDDNNPGDEIEVFDLTQREGQITGNPALDITYFENYQDAFDNVNAISEDISDPIHVGAYPNTSNPQIIYVRVTNLATVYECFEIVELELIVNGFADISASIEDMIVCEINSDGIAIFDLTQKIDEILNGQDPLIHQVSFYETPGDATAGLNPIGATTSYESDGSVSPPGQEIYVGILNTQTGCYIASGEDPVGSGEYSLTFHLQVLEGAEAFPPAGPYVLCDEVAPNDGFTEFDLSVLALEILAGQPYDVTFYETMELAEAGDVATALPTLYTNIVNPQIIYARVTNADTQCYATVSAILKVEQLPTVVLDETYRLCLDADGNPIAEEEGSASPPTIDTGLDPTLYTFAWTLNGSVLLGEVGPSLVALQSGGYTVTITENANGCSQEFSTTVIESSPPLVYGAEVISGAFASSHVIEAMAEGLGTYVFQLDDGPFQDDPIFTGVTAGVHTVTIKDVNGCGSVIVEVSIIDYPRLITPNFDGYHDTWNIIGIGNGDPTAKIYIFDRFGKLLKQLSPLGPGWDGTYNGNPLPSSDYWFRVEYTEDDIQKEFKGHFTLKR
- a CDS encoding mechanosensitive ion channel family protein, with protein sequence MDKFQDIDIYIEEYGQKLIDFLPNILAAILLLVVGMWIIRMINKLVTRFFDKKEFDVTLEKFIANLIKWGLRILLFVLVITQLGVESASLVAIVGAAGLAIGLALQGSLANFAGGVLILLLKPFKVGDFIKAQGVEGNVKEITIFHTLLTTFGNQIAILPNGKLSNDNIINYTKEGIRREAITLGISYNCDIKLAKEILLNLIMEQELVLKLDDKMPMVAVLELADSSVNLTVRYWTRNEDFWSVKFYTLEEGKRRLEEAGIVIPFPQRDVHHYNVIENQRE
- a CDS encoding NifU family protein; the encoded protein is MPHFNIHIQPTNNENIVKFVADSFLTQATSYEYKNIDEAKSSPIAQQLFHLPFVKTVYISQNFIAIEKYNIVSWKDVENEVATAISEYLNEGKPVLIETETTKKIPVTVYAESTPNPSVMKFVANKPLATGTFEFKNIDEAIHAPLAKELFTFPFVKEVFISANYVSVMKYEVAEWQEISMEVREFIRKYIENDKPILLDAMLQKQETAIKGNSEVKNNDTESYSEIDKEIIAILDEYVKPAVASDGGHIAFDSFDEETKTVRVILQGACSGCPSSTLTLKNGIETMLADMLNGRVTTVEAING
- a CDS encoding thioredoxin domain-containing protein gives rise to the protein MMRFYLSLSAVFLLLFSCTTSKKEILETHAYTNELINETSPYLLQHAHNPVNWRAWNEATLQKAKTEKKLMIVSIGYAACHWCHVMEHESFEDSTVAAVMNAKFVSVKVDREERPDVDQIYINAVQLMTGSAGWPLNVITLPDGRPVWGGTYFKKDEWINAIERIQEIYETEPEKLEEYANRLEEGIKSMDLISFNTNAMNFKTYPTADIIRSWEKTFDHQFGGYKRAPKFMMPNNYHYLLRYAFQENDKELLDYVQLTLNKMAYGGVYDQMGGGFSRYSVDEKWHVPHFEKMLYDNAQMVSLYSDAYLATQQPLYQEIVMETLDFIAREMTNAEGAFYSSLDADSKTATGKLEEGAYYIYTKEELQQLLGEDFELFKDYYNVNSFGKWENNHYVLIRDQSDAEFISEAEITSELLQQKKQQWKKVLLAYRNKRDKPRLDDKTLTSWNGLMIKGYVDAYKAFQQKEYLDAALKNAKFIAGKQLQNNGALFHNYKDGKSTINGYLEDYAAVIEAYIALYEVTMDEQWIIKAKKMTDYTFDYFFDEEKHMFYFTSKEDAKLVTRNFEYRDNVIPASNSIMAKNLFKLSHFFDNPRYGETSRQMLTNVQPEMEQYPSGFSNWMDLLSNYQSKFFEIVVVGGNASEKINEINQYYIPNKLVAGSTKESGDYLLEGRYVEGETFIYVCVNNTCKLPVKETKQAIESIKNF
- a CDS encoding dodecin family protein is translated as MSVLKVIEVLANSNKSWEDATRNAVKHAAKSVKNIRSVYVNEQSAMVSNNDITEFRVNVKITFEVN